DNA sequence from the Myxocyprinus asiaticus isolate MX2 ecotype Aquarium Trade chromosome 3, UBuf_Myxa_2, whole genome shotgun sequence genome:
AGAGATTATTCAAAGGGAATgccaatatttatacatttatgcatATGCAAAATAAATGTCATGGATATAGGTGCATGGAAGGTgaatttgcaaaaaacaaaacaaacaaacatttagaatatgtttattttgaaaacaaCAAACATTATTTACGCCAAAGCGTATTCTGAGCATGAACGAATCAACTTCTAAGTATCAAATTACTATGCCTTTTATTCAGGTGTTAAGGAGTGTCTAACCAACATTTTGGTTAGATGACAATTCATACCTTCAGAAAGCTTTTTGCTGCAGCTCTGGAATGCTGATAGTATTCCTTGTAGGTAAGGGTGACCCACATGCCATCTTTCTTGGTCCGAAGGGCAGGCAAGTCTCCGAACTTCTCCACCGTAGCCCAGAACATCTGATGGACTGTCATGGGAGGTTTTGAACCCAGTTCCGAAGCTTCCATCCTGAGTTTGACAGCCTTGTCTCTGGTTGTGCTCCACAGCTCTTGGGCTGGACCAAGATGCACATCTCCAACCTCTAACGGAATAGACAGTTCATCTGCTTTATGGTCAGGACAGCAAGGACAACACACAGGAGACATGATTGTGTAATAAAGGTGCTTTCAAGAGTGTCCAAATGTATTGTTGAAGCTTCTGCATGCGGTCTATGGAGGAACAGATCACTCCATCGGAATAACTGCCCTTGCTTTGTCTTGCCCTGTCACACACTCGTGAAAAAAAGAGCTGCTTAATAGGAGAGCGTGGTTAGGTCAGGTTACTGACAGGATATTTCCTTTGCCACCAATCAGGTTTGACAtgtgtcaggttttttttttgttttgtttttttaagtttacatGCTGTGTGCAGCAAAATGGTACCAGTTTGAATTTTACATGCATTTATAAGTAATATGACAGGCAAAAAACACATTGCTATATAATTTCTACAATACACTGACCTAGATCTTATCAAAGGttgaaaaatgaaattatgttaaaaataattactttatacattgaataagttagtttaagcatgaacttgaaaatattaagtacattCTACACTTATACTCAATTCAAACAAgtaaaaatgtatgctctagcttataaataaaattagttatgattgtttgttatctttaaaaTGCATCATCATGTACTAGTCCTAAAGTAGAAACCCTTGTCATGTTTAATTTCTAATTTGAGTatatttcacaggtaaataaaataagtacgtTTTGCTTAACTTTTCGAAGATGGTGTTCTCAACATGaaccgggcttgaataattaatgagtttACATGGTTTCAGTGTTTGCAAGTTGaccgtttttattgttgattttgttgtttagTTTGGTAACGTCTTGTGAAGTTTGAAGTTCATATTCTACTCAAAATGATCTGTTGGTTGTTACCGTCATGGTGTtctgtgcaccaagtgttgaggtctgcatgcGCAGCTCTGTATCTTGTTCTTTCAccattaaagcaaggtgatgttgtctaatagactacatacCATGCATAAAGCTTCCTTGTGAAAGGCTTGTGTGTGTCATGTGGTACACGACTAagtatgttaaaaatgcattgaagTGCTAGTTCGCTTTTAAAACCTTGGCATAATTCAGTGTTACACTGcataagtaaaatgtacaaacaaagtgagagttaagtttacttgaaacagagtattgcaaGGTAAACTGTactttgttttagcagaaatagcctttatttaaaaatatgttctgcatggaaattgtttcctaggtttttttgttgttgttgttgtttctgttttttaaataaaccccACTCTTTTTCAGTGTAGCTTGAATGAGCTGTGACATTTTGCACTCTTTTGCATCTCACTGTTTGTGCATTATACtgtttattagggcccaagcactgaaagtgcggaggacctattgttcttctaaagattattattagggcccacaTTTTCACctgcagtcaccaaaattggtacatatatagttctcatcaagtgaacaactttcatactcgtagtcattagctccgcccaacaagaagttggccattttggattttctgaaaatcgcagactctgaacttttaaatatgcctccaaggggattcatgtgactgattttgatgaaaagtcagttgtatgtttggtaatgggggctgatgaCATGGATGCATCTATTATGGggcacggtcatagcgccaccaactgcaagcaggaagtatggcacttttaacagactttgaaatagccctcttatgtttacattagttgcttcaaaattcttcagaataatgtcaagacactgctgatgtaaaattgtcaagggatatgtaatatcttaaatagtgttgccatggcaacacattaattgttattattcatttcttcctatatttgggtgtttttgagagAAATTTCATGAAATGTTGCACACACATCacagtcgttggccattaggtctGCATGCAGTATTGttgtacatttcataaataaaccttgacttgacatggaaaaTAACTCTGAATTTATGCAAAACAGTTGGATTCTTAATGTGCAAACAATTTTTGAGAATGCTAAACTGGAACACAACTGCATGTGAAGACTCTACCTGTGTTACTCTGCATTACAGAGGCTGAGCAATTTCCATTTGGTTGAACTTTCGAGTCATGGAGTGGTACAGTGTGATATTCTTCAGTGTAGTTAAGAGCAGCTTTTAAAGGGGAGACATTCTTAGAACtaacaagaaagaaaaaggagAATGTAAAGTCCTATTTGTTTGTTATGCCAACAATCAACAACAAAGAGGTGACAACAACAGTATGTTTATAGTAAATAGTAACAGTAAATTACAAGTTACtaatataaagaaatattttgataaaGTCTACATACCCTTCAGTACCAGTTCCAAGCACAGGAATGTCCTTGGAATCACTGGGTATTGAACCATTGGCAGACATTGTCTGGAGtctaaaaacaacagcaaaataaaatatagtgtatatacaaaaCACCAAAAATCTGGGCTCACAAACATAGGAGCAAATACGGTGAATAAATACTAtaacataaattaaaatatacaatTACATATAAGATCTCTTATACTCAGTCAAATCTGACAAAGCCTCTCCGATCCAAAGCCAGTggtttaaaaatgtgatttatccTTTATATGTACCCCAGCTCTtgcaaaatattaagtaaaatgtGCCAAGGGATGGAACGCCAGATGACGAAAGCCATAATGAACAGAGAAAACTATAAAGACAAGATAGACTAACCTTTAACCCACATTGCATAATGCAATTTAAGTATTAATTTGAACAGTATAAACATGCATATCTTCAAATTTAGAATTAGAGGCCTAATACTATATTTGTGAACTATATCATATAGGCTACAGTGtcattatttttctgatttgcaAAGGTTGGGTAAAAtaattgtgtgcatttgtgaAGTTTACACAATAATGCCATCTAAAGTATTTTTGATGTAATTGTCAATACATTTGCTATTTAGTTTGAGTGGTATTGAGCTACAAAAGTATGTTACACTTTTGCCATGCTCTTGTATGGCCTTTAAATACTATGAAACAGCCttcagtttaattaaataaaaagtagtagtgtaaaaaaaaagttcatgacTTGACTGTACTCTAGATTGCAAAATGACAAAGTTCATGATCATTACAACACATGTATGGCCACATTTTGATCTATGTCCAAGTGAACTTGTACACAGATTTAGACATTTAACTGCCCTTAAGTGTCGATTCATTACAGTCTAGAGGGGGAAAAAATAGGCCTAGAGTAGCCTATATATTGCTAAGGAATAGGTGATCTAATTTGATGCTCACAGGGAACGTGATTGACATAAAATGTAATGGATAAAGAGAGTCAGAAGATGACAGGTTGAAAAGTCATTCATTCACATGgtcagtttgtttttgttttttcttgaaaTGCTACCTGTGATATTGTTTTACTGAATCAAGCTTTTTACACGAGAGTTCAttcatattacattattattttctgCACTTCTTGCTTAAAGAATGGCAGTGATGCCAATGCAGGTGAAGAGTGAAGCTAAATGTTTTTGTAACAACCAAaacataaattaatacattaaaaacGTTTCTAAGCATATGTTTTCAAATGGGACTTTGTTGCAAAGTATGCATAACTGAATACAAATTTGTTCCACATGAGCATTTCCCCCCCTTCTAGTTTAATATTCTTACATTTTAGGAGCACACAAACATATTCAATTTTACACATAATTTATTCACATTATTTATCTAAATTTCATTGAACAATATAATTTTAACCAAAGAATGACGTAAGGACTACTTACATGTTTACACTGGAGTTTGTGTTTTGTTGGAGATTTGTAGCCTGATGTTTCAGAGAAAAAGCTGAATGCAACACAATTTTGCCTTACAGTACGTACAATAAATATGGATGTTTCTCCAcgtgctgtgaatacttataaGAGGAACTGCACTACAGAGGAAACCTATGGACCCACAGCCTGAACATTATCATGTCAGGTGACTTGACTTGTTGAGCAAGTGATAAAACAAGTGTTTTATCATGCTGGTGGGATCTGCAcacaaatttttatttatatgcccGGACGAATGCATTTACAATCAATGAAACCCTAACTTTCAAAAAGTCCAGCAATAGTATGCCAAGAAAATACATGTAAATTTAATTTGGTACACTACACTAAATGGAGGAAACGTTTCACCAATTTGTTATTAGCCTGTAATAAAACATTACACAGTCTATACAGTCTTATAAATGATCTAATAAACATTCTTATATAAACTTGCATACCTGCGCCACAGACTTCAATACAGTACATGAATGAAATGATACATTTGGATACATCATATTTGATGCATATCATGCAAATATTATCAGGACTGATACTTCACTAGTATTTGCAATCTAAAATAACTTCCTCTTCAAGCTGCATTTCAAGGCATTGTCCCTCTTGCAGTAATACAACAGATCATCTTTTAATGTTAGAGCATTGATGTCTTTGGGTCTGCTTTTGGTATTGTATGCTTTTTATAAGGGTGACAAGTCAATTCAGCTGTTTACTCATTTGCACATTgttcatgtacattttcttttttgaggTTTTATACAATTCCTAAAGCTATAGTACACTTGTAACCAACAGATAGCATGAAAGAGGTGAGAGACTATCATTCCAGAAAGTAACAGAAATGATAAGATAACCAACATTCAATATTTTACTACCATGGCTGAACATGTTTGATATGAATAATCATGATTGAACTCCTCAAATCTCAAGTCCCATTTTGTAACATTGTGATATAATTAACAAGGTTTAATTTCAGAGAATCGTTACAGTATAATCCCCAGTTCAACAAAGACATGAGTTGATGCCTGCACTGACAAACCTGACATTTTAGCAAACAAGGTGAATGTCCATTTCCTATAAACACATTCAAGTGTGACACACAGAAACCTCTTATACTGGGTTGATCACGCCACCAGTCGCAGTAAAACATCTCTACCGAATGACTTCAGTTGAGGTCAAACCACGTCCGAGATTTCAGATTCAACACTAAGTGTTGTGTTCAGAATTTTGGGTATATATTAGGTGTGTGGTCAATTTTTCAGTTTGCAAAGGGCATATCAATTTAAGAAATCTTTGACATTCCTAAAAATGTGCCAAGGTGCAAGTTGAGGCTTTGTCCAGCAAACTTTGAGGCATAATGAAACTAGGAtgtggaggtgtgggttagagcttctttgatatataaaaagcactcaacattttgagtttgcgaTTCACCAGAACGACCAAGAATTGATGCTTTGCACAAAGTTGGAAAAGGTTACAAAGTTTAGATATTCTAGAAAGGTTGCAatagtttagatattcatctgtccagtAAGACAAAtggtctataaatggagacgatttagtactgtggctactctccctaaaaGTGGCCATCCAGCAAAGATGAAAttttccttctgaacattgtgcagatctaatccgcagctaccagaattgcttggttgaggttattgctgccaaaggaggataggccagttattaaattcaagggttcacttactttttccacagcactgttaatgtttaatgggatgtgttcaataaagacatgaaagattataattgtttgtgtgttgttagcttaagcacactgtgtttgtctatacttgatgaagatgaaatcacattttatgactaaataatgcagaaaacctgctaattccaaaggattcacaCACTTATTCTTTCCACTGTATTATCATTGCCCAATAATTTAGCTATTCTGTTCTTAAAATTTAACAGTTGGTGGGATGTTGTAATGTGTCTAATATACTTTAGAAAGCCCAACATGAAATAGTTAAATGTGAATATTTAATATGTCCAGTCTGCAAAATGCTAGTATCACTCTATGAAACTTGTAAAACTAACCAAAACGTTTAATTATCAACTGTGTAACCAAACCAAAGCAAATCATCTATTGTAAATTAAACTCAACAAACatcaataaaaatatgttttaatgtaaaaaaaaattattactttttttcagCCTCTCTTGTTCAGAATTATTTGATGATCTTTGACTTATTTCCATTTTTTTGTACACTCCTCTGCTCCAAAAATGTGAAGCATTCATTTTGATTCACTGACAGAGGGTTCATCTATCCTGGAGGCCATCTCATTTGCCGTCCTCCGAGAACATGGACGTGGAGGTGGTAGACAGACTGCGCCCCATTTTTCCCATCATTAATCACTGTAAATTATAATAACAACTGATGAAAAACAGAATACATGCTTAAATAACAACATATTACAATGTAAACGTGCCATACTTAGTCCTTTATCTAGTGGAGatagcagaaaaacaaaacaaacccagtTCAAACAAAGGATATTTCACACTCAAGTCACTCACCAACTCTGTATCCTTCATCCAGCCCTTCTTTCTTTGCTACATTTTTGGCCACCATCAACAGATGCCCAAGAAGCTAAATGAAAAAAGTACATGGTCTTACAGCTATCATCATCAAtaatgacaaacacacacacatacacagagagagagagagcgagagagagagacaaaccgGGGCATCATCATCGTGTGCTTCACTGATCCTTGGAATAGGAATCCTTGGAATAACCAGGAAATGTACAGGAGCCTGTGGGCTTACATCTCTGAAAGCTAGACACTGcaacaaaaatgtttaataaaataaatgataagcACACGTTTCAATACTTTGGATTAGAACATAAAAAAGTTGACATAACAGGACTGATAGAAACATGTTACAAAACTATTATACACATGGTTTATTAAAAAgatgtacacaaaaaaaaaaaaaaaaacctgattgCCACATATGATGCCTATATAATACCGTAGGGGTAGACGGAGTACAGTTGTAACAAGTTTTGCTGTACTAAACAAGTACAGAGCAGAATAAACATCCCATTTTTTTCATGCGAGATACCTTTATCTGTCTACTAACAAAATACATGCCAAAAACCTGCATACATTGTTCCTATTTTCTACAATTAGTGTGTGAAGACAAGGAGCGCTTTTGTTCCCCATACCAGGTACAGTTCTAACACTACCCCTGGACAGTTGCAATGTGCTAAATAAGGCATTATGCCTAACTTAAGTTAAATATACTGACTCATTTAATACTCTgtgactgttttcaaatatttttaatgcTTGCATATGTATCTTTTCTAACAAATCAGCCAGAAATCCTCTCTTAGTTTTCCTCACCTTGATACGAGGCATCATATGACACAAGCAACCAAAATATtcatttacaatcacatttttagACTAAATATActttacaaaattatttacaCTGCATATTTataactatctatctatatatatataactctctctatatatatacacatctattttaattcattaaaggtgcagtatgtaagattcagaaacccttgttattaatgacacctgtggccattaagtgaactgcagcctgttgctcgtgatcgcgctcgtgcacacactgtATAGAGACGCGAGCGAGCATGACAAAAACAAAGaggctgaacatgattcaccggcatcatgctgacagatgaggtagcataattaaaattacacagttatgaatgttttactacaaactttgggACTGAATATTATATTTgtctctccagtgctggaacagggctaaaacaaagtgtggatataggtctggctatgcgagactgtagtttgaagtaatcacttttctttgcatgatacattgactgcattgatacgatagcctatgtcggtgttagctagctagccagctttatcaatagctgttagctaaatttggtggatgatgacagtagctgtttataaaatagactgtacattataaatatgttgacacaattcagtattgatgtgatacaatcacaactgtcattttgatatatcaatgcgctattgttttataataatagattgtatatattttctgtataatcaaGTTAccttacactaatgaatggagctttttatATTATCTTGGacattgtctagcattaatttcatgtgttattgcagtttagctaaaattacacagatcaatccttatggcactatatttcacatgctttgcagttatgtaagcttacctgtccaataagaagaatgccaattcagggtctgttctgatccccaaaacttatttttacaaaaaaatttattttttttcgcaATGAAAGAGTAAGAAAATGAATAATGTACCCCCAAAACTGATGTTCTCTAATAATGTCTAATTAATGTGGACTGTTCTTCAGATTACCCACACAGAGAAAAGACGCTAATGTGAATGCGCACTGAAAATGAAAGTTCAAACTTGCATTACAAGGGAAATATTCACAGTGTTTTAACTACTCAATTTACCCTATTGCCCATTTATCACAATCCAGTATAATAATCTAAGCAAATATGTTTGTGAGAAACTCTTGAGCTCTTTGACTCACCTT
Encoded proteins:
- the hint2 gene encoding histidine triad nucleotide-binding protein 2, mitochondrial isoform X1, which encodes MTARSILLTRRVLPFGYNLQRAIPVKVFIFMLCTLCRSSFCSSKRDEVRLAEEASKKYGKPEPTIFSKIIDKTIPANIIYEDDKCLAFRDVSPQAPVHFLVIPRIPIPRISEAHDDDAPLLGHLLMVAKNVAKKEGLDEGYRVVINDGKNGAQSVYHLHVHVLGGRQMRWPPG
- the hint2 gene encoding histidine triad nucleotide-binding protein 2, mitochondrial isoform X2, producing MTARSILLTRRVLPFGYNLQRAIPVKSFCSSKRDEVRLAEEASKKYGKPEPTIFSKIIDKTIPANIIYEDDKCLAFRDVSPQAPVHFLVIPRIPIPRISEAHDDDAPLLGHLLMVAKNVAKKEGLDEGYRVVINDGKNGAQSVYHLHVHVLGGRQMRWPPG
- the hint2 gene encoding histidine triad nucleotide-binding protein 2, mitochondrial isoform X3, which codes for MHTLSECKCSLCMSFCSSKRDEVRLAEEASKKYGKPEPTIFSKIIDKTIPANIIYEDDKCLAFRDVSPQAPVHFLVIPRIPIPRISEAHDDDAPLLGHLLMVAKNVAKKEGLDEGYRVVINDGKNGAQSVYHLHVHVLGGRQMRWPPG